One segment of Trachemys scripta elegans isolate TJP31775 chromosome 1, CAS_Tse_1.0, whole genome shotgun sequence DNA contains the following:
- the MCHR1 gene encoding LOW QUALITY PROTEIN: melanin-concentrating hormone receptor 1 (The sequence of the model RefSeq protein was modified relative to this genomic sequence to represent the inferred CDS: substituted 1 base at 1 genomic stop codon), which produces MDLLSLELNICNSSEPEVPLTSTKWPXLQSISYTSIIMPSVFGIICLFGIAGNSMVIFTVVKKSKFHGCHNVPDIFIINLSVVDLLFLLGMPFMIHQLMGNGIWHFGETMCALITAMDANSQFTSTYILTAMSIDRYLATVHPISSSRFRKPFVTTLVICLLWGFSFISITPVWLYARLIPFPGATVGCGICLPNPETDRYWFTLYQFFLAFALPFVVIVAAYAQILRHMKFSVAPASQCSVRLRLRRVRQIAIAICLVFFICWSPYHLLQLIQLSISHPSLIFYYTYNAAISLGYANSCLNPFVYIGLCETFRKYPVLSVTPMAQE; this is translated from the exons ATGGATCTGCTGTCTCTAGAACTGAATATCTGCAACAGCTCTGAACCTGAAGTCCCTCTGACTTCCACCA aGTGGCCATGACTGCAGAGCATTTCTTATACCAGCATCATCATGCCCTCTGTGTTTGGCATCATCTGTCTCTTTGGCATTGCTGGCAACTCTATGGTCATCTTTACAGTGGTGAAGAAATCCAAGTTCCATGGGTGCCACAATGTCCCAGACATCTTCATCATCAATCTCTCGGTAGTGGACCTCCTTTTCCTCTTGGGCATGCCATTCATGATCCACCAACTCATGGGCAATGGAATCTGGCACTTTGGTGAGACCATGTGCGCACTCATCACTGCCATGGATGCCAACAGCCAGTTCACCAGCACTTATATTCTTACTGCTATGTCCATAGACCGATATTTGGCCACGGTTCACCCCATTTCCTCTTCAAGATTCAGGAAGCCCTTTGTCACTACCTTGGTGATCTGCCTCCTCTGGGGATTCTCATTCATCAGCATTACTCCAGTATGGCTCTATGCCAGGCTCATTCCATTCCCTGGTGCTACTGTGGGCTGTGGCATCTGCCTCCCCAATCCAGAGACTGACCGGTACTGGTTCACTTTGTACCAATTCTTCCTGGCCTTCGCTCTTCCCTTTGTAGTTATTGTTGCCGCATATGCACAGATACTTCGACACATGAAGTTCTCTGTAGCCCCGGCTAGCCAATGCAGTGTCCGGCTGAGGTTGAGAAGAGTGAGACAGATTGCCATTGCTATATGCCTGGTCTTCTTTATCTGTTGGTCACCATATCACTTGCTACAGTTGATACAGCTGTCTATCAGTCACCCAAGTCTTATCTTCTATTACACATATAATGCAGCCATCAGCCTAGGCTATGCGAACAGTTGCCTCAACCCCTTTGTGTACATTGGGCTGTGTGAAACTTTTCGCAAATACCCGGTTCTCTCTGTCACTCCAATGGCACAGGAGTAG